AAGAtattatttggtaaaaatagagtttggtcctaaacacatggcatgatcattaggcaggagaacatgggctaaggaggtgagttggagaatagcaagaatcattggggatcaacacaagcataccagcaagcaCGCAACGAATAGTcaattcaagcatcacaagcattcacaaaattttgaaattggtcctaatttttgaaataagctaattagtcaggaaagctaaacacagggtgttacattcCCCAAATATTAAGGGTGAAATATATCAACAACAAAGTTTTCCCTCActtaagaaccaaggtttattgaacgagAAGGAGATTCTAAGCAAACAATAGCACCTGCGCACAAATAAGATAAAAACTTGCACCTAATGTGGcaggagggttgtcaagcccttgTCTTGCTAGTTCAAGAGTAAAAGCAAATAGAGATAGATGGTAATGAGGAAATAGTAAGGCAATAAAAGAGCAAATTTTGTAGAAGAAAGAATTGATGGAGAATAGACTCCGGGGCAATAGGTTCACTGGTGGCATCTCTCTCAAAAACATGTGAATGTCATGATAAACATATTATAGTTGGGCCACTAAAAAGATTGCAATATTTAGGACGATGACCATTCATGGCGTAATCTCATATAGGCATTACATTTATGATAAGTAGACCGTTCATtcatctgcatctagtactaataCCCCATGCCAAAACTGTTATCTAGCCTGCATATTAAGCTATTAAGTTTGTAAGAAACATAATATCACGATAAGAAAGATGACATAGTGTATCCAGGAAGAAGTCAATCAATATGACCAAACTCCAacgtttatccttagtggcaacaatacgtgTCTTTGCCCTTTTGTCATTGGGTTAGAGCACCCAAGACTGAACTCACTATAAAGCACAACTCCCTCTGAAGAAAAACCCATCAAACTTGGCCAAAGGAAATAGATAGATCGGAGAGCTTACAAAGGTATTTAATTATGCAGCAACGAAACTCAAAAAGATTCAATTTATTtcgatgaataatctgatcaagaAGCACCAATTCATCATGCCCTAACAAACACACCACCGACTACATCGAATTGATCTTGATCAAGAATGATAACATGGTATTGAACattagagagagggagggagagatggaggcagagagagagagagagagagagagagaagccatctagctactactatggacccgtaggtccaagGGATCTACTCACACATGGTCATGGAGGtagaaaggttgatgaagatggctcACGCAATGACTTCCTCCTCCGGCACGGCTCGAGATGAAATATCTTCGGaagagagacttgcggcggcgataAAATATTTTAGAGACACAACCAATAGTTTCAGTAATTATAGGAAATTATGGCGGTGGAATCAGGTCAAGGTGGTAAGTAGGAGCCCCACACGGGCAAGGGGCGCTTCCACCCCATGGTCGTGTCACCTATCCGTGTGGGACCCTCGTGGCTTGTCTCAATCCTTCCCAAAGCTTCGGGTAACCTCCATTCGATATTGATTACTTGCGAAACCAAAAACAAGTAGAAAACATGAAGTGACATTGGACactaaattaataggttagtccataaaaataatataataacataaaataaaaaagtatggatacgtttgagacatatcatagCCCTCAACTTACATACATGGTTGGAGCTATGGTTTTACAAAGAACACATATCTCATTTGGGCCGCCACCATGATGACTTCGGGCCAAGATGGTCCTCGAGGCGCCTACTCGTTTCTTGGGGTTACCTTCCGTCCTTGACTCCTTGGTGGGCCTCGTGGGTCGCTTGTCAAGCCTGCTGCCAGCCTCCCCCATCGGATGTCACCCCCGGTGTATAACATCGCCAGTTTGCTAAAAACATATTCAATTTTAAAGATTTAAATATATAAAATTCATAAATTCTACAAAAAGCTCACATATTTGACTAATGGGCCAGCGACCATCGCTCGCTGACTTATTGACCATTGACTATTCGAAAAAGGGAAAATGTTTCTTCAAAAAAGTTCGAAAACAGATTTTGTACTATAAAGAATGGTAAAATGTTCGTGAATCTGAAAAAAGCTCAAGACTTGGAAAAGTTTGTCATTTAAAAGTTCACAAAAAAGTCAAATGAAGTAAAAAGATTAATAAAATCTGGGAAAAGTTTCACAAATTGAAGAAAGTTCATGGATTTGAATAAAAACTTCATGAATTTATGAAAAGTTTATGAATTCGAGaaaaaaaggaataaataaaaaaggagCTAAAAGAAAACCTGGCAAATCCTACGCTGgggaaaaccaaaagaaaaaccgCCTAAAAAAGCCAAAAGAACCTTCATgggaaggtttcaaatcaagttgGGAAAAGGACCTACATAGACCAGGCCATTTTGATACATAGTGCTATGGAGGGATGTGTGACAAGTAACAAAAATGCTTACAATTGAAGCATAAGGCGCCAAATAGGATTTGACCGAAACAAGCACTCCGCGCAGCAATCATTCCTCAAAAAGATCTGACTGACCCAAATTTAATTTTGACACAACTTACATATAGCTAAAGTATATTTATTATATGAACGAGACATGTATATATTACCATGAAAAACGTATGCATCACGAGAGAGAATACATAGCTAGCACACGAGCACGACACACAACGGACGTACACGCGACGTCTCAGCTAGGTTGGCACAATTAACCCATGCATATTTAGTCGATGAAGAGATGGGTCAATTGAACTGGACGAGGGAGTTGTACACCGTGTCGGGCTGCTAGTTGGCGGGGATGACTTGCTCGACGACGAGCGACTTGTCGGACTCGTTTGTGACTTGCAGCGAAAAGGGCCCCTGCAGTGGGCGATGCGTGTCGAGCCGCCAGATGGAGCCCCACGACTCCTTCATGGGCCTCCAGACCCCCGTCGGCTCACCATTCTCCGATCGCGACTCCATGAGGTCCACCTGAGCCACATCGCCGTCACCGTTCTCGTACTCCACGAGGAACGCTAGGTAGTTCGGGTTCGACCCCTGCTCCACGTGGAACGTCACCAACAACCCCGGGTACTGGCACGACACCCTACAATGGATCACTGTCGGCGTCACAAAATTTACTATCTTGGCGATCGATCTCCTATGCTGCTACTTAGGTCACGAGCAACCAAAGACAACGAAAGGAGAGTACCAAAAAGTACGAGACCTCTTGAACTGCATGTCGATGATGCCGGCGTGGCGGAGCTCGTCATTTTGGCCGTCCTTGGCCATGGCTTCATATGATATAATGTAGGTAGGAAGAAGTCAATAAATATGAGCAAACCCCGTCATTTTATACTTtgacaacaatacaatacgtgccttgtTCCTTTTTGTCACTCGCTTAGAGCACTGCAAGATCGAACCTACTACAAAGAACAATTTCCTATGAACAAAGCCTATCGAACTTGTCCAAAGAAGATAGATAGATCGGAGAGCATACAAAGCTATTTAATTATGACCCCCCCCCCAAAAGATTCAATTGATTTCAGTgaacaatctgatcataaattaaaAATTCAGAatgtcccaacaaacacaccatcgaTTACATCAAATTAATCTCGATCAAGAacgagaacatggtattgaagatccaaaaaagagagagaaccaTCTAACTACTATTACGAACACATAGGTCCAaaagaaactactcacacatggtcatggaggtagcaaggttgatgaagagatggCTTCGACATGGCTTCCTTCTCCGGCAGGGATCCAGAACATGGTTCCAAATGGGATCTTTTCATGATAGAGACTTGTGACGGTGATAAAAATCTTCTAGAGTCATGATGGATGGTTTTGGCATTTATAGAAAATTATGCCGGTGGGATCAGGTCAAGGCGATAAAGTAAGGGCCCCACACGGGCAAGGGACGCGAGAATCCCCCTAGTCATGCCACCTGTCCGTGTGGGACCCTTATGGCTCATCTCGATCTCTCCCAAAGCTTCCAGTGTTTCTTATTGCCCAACAAAATCATATTAAATCAATAACGTATTTGACCTCCGTAGATATTGATTTATTGTGAAaccaaaaacacgcagaaaagagGAACCAATATTGGCACTAAACTAATAGGCCAGTCTACAAAAAACAGTATAAATTACTATAAACATATATAAACATGATACTATATTATcacaaaacaatcaaaaattagagatacgtttgagacatatcatgaCCCTTCATCATATATACATGATGGGAGCTAGGGTTTTTACAAGGAACAAATCACATCTCGCACACCGCCATGATGACTTGGGGCCAAGATGGTCCTAGAGGCGCGTGCTGGTCGCTTTGGGTTTCCTTTCGTCCTTGACTCCTTGGTGAGTCTTGTGGGTCCATTGTCAAGTCAGCTGCGGGTCTCGCTTGTCGGAAGTGACCCCCGATGTATGACACCATCGGTTTGCTAAAAGAAAAAATGAATTTGTTTTTAAGATTTAAATGTTAAAAAAATCACAAATTCAACAAAACTATTCACGGATATGACCGGTGGCGTTCGTTGACCGCTGACCCATTGACCATTGATttatcaaaaaaagaaaaaaattatttaATTTTCCCAAAAAAGTTcaataaatatatttttaataaaaTTTTGTAAGAACTTCGTGAATTTAAAAATACACCAAGACTTGGAAAAGTTTGTATTTTAAAAAGtttgcaaacataaaaaagaaTGAATTAAAGAAAAAGATTCCAAGAATTTGGAAAAAAGGATTCACAAATTTAAGAAAAAATCCACAGATTTGAATAAAAGGTTCATAAATTTGTGAAAATTCATGATTTTgataaaaagaaaaatgaaaaacgaaaataaaaacagaaaaagaataaaataaataggAATGAAAAGAAAACCAGTCTAATCCTGTGCTAgggaaaatcaaaagaaaaaaccGCTGAAAAAAATCGACAAATTTTTCATGGAAGATTTCCAAAACATGGTGAAAAAACAGGCCTATATGGGCGACTATTTTGTTACACAATGCTATGGAGTGATTTGCGCCAAGTAACAAAAATGGCTACAACTGAAGCATAAGGCGCCAAATAGAATTTGACCCAAACACCCACGCAGCAAGGAAAGTAAAAAGCATGAATCTTGGAGCAGCAATCAACGGCCAAAACGACCGACTGGCCTAAATTTAGTTTTCACGCAACTTACATATAGCCAAAGTACCTTTATTATATTATATGAAGAAACATGTTATACTATATTACCATGAAAAGCGTATGCACTACGAGAGAGAATACGTAACTAGTACACGAGGACGACACACACCGGACGTCACAAGCGACGTCTCAGCTAGCTTGGCACAAGCCGCACAATTAACCCATGCATGGATGTGCATGCCTTCCATGGATGGGTGGAAGAGATCAATCGAATTGAACGAGGGAGCTGTACACCATGTCGGGCTGCCAGTCTGCGGGGATGACCTGCTCGGCGACGAGCGACCTGCCGGACTCGTTCGTGACTCGCAGCGAAAAGGGCCCCTGCAGCGGGCGGTGCGTGTCCAGCCGCCAGATGGAGCCCCACGACTCCCTCATCGGCCTCCAGACCCCCGTCGGCTCACCATTCTCCGGCCGCGACTCCATGAGGTCCACCTGCGCCACATCGCCGTCACCGTTCCCGTACTCCACCAGGATCGCCAGGTAGTTCGGGTTCGACCCCTGCTCCACGTGGAACGTCACCGACAACCCCGGGTACTGGCACGGCACCCTGCAATGGATGAGTGCCGGCGTCACAAAATATACAGTACTATCTTGGCGAATGGCGATCGATCTCCTATGCTGCTACGTATGTCTTGTCAGGAgcaaacaaaaataacaaaagcaGAGTGCCAAAAAGTAGGAGACCTCTTGAACTGCATGTCGATGATGCCGGCGTGGCGGAGCTCGTCGTTTTGGCCGTCCTTGGCCATGGCGCCGAAGGCGGTGCCGCTGAGGTCGAAGTGGTAGCGGGACACCGGGTAGTAGTTCATGTCGGTGATGATCACCGTCTCAGGGACGCCGGAGCAGGCTGCGTGAGCCACGCACCTTATCTGCACACAGCGCAACAATCCAAGATCCATCAGCTTGGAAAAACAAACGAAACGACAAGCACTCTACCGTCATTGTCAAGCGACTGCAATGTCGGCCACAGTGGCTGACCTGGTAGCACGAGCCGCATCCCTTGCCGTCCTTGAAGAGCGGCTCATTGCCGCACGACGTCATGGCGTTGAACGGCGGCAGGTTCACGTTCTTGAACCCGCATGCGCCACCATTGTCGTCAggcccggcgccgccgggagcgcCGTACCAGGTGGCCCTGGCGTCGAGCCAGCCGTCGCCGTCGACGTTTGTGCCGCTGCCCCCGGTGCTGGGGCTGGGGGTGGGGGTAGCGGGGGCAGGTGTAGGTGTGGGGGAGTGTCCAGGGCAGAATATGGCAGGCAGAAACCAAAAGCAGCCGCAGCAGCCATCGGCGGAGAGCAGGCAGAAGAGTGCGACCGTAACGGCGTAGGAGGATGCCGGTGCCATTGTTCGCTGGCTCGCTGATCTGGCCGGTTGCTGATGGCCGTACTCTGGTGGTTAATGACTTAATGCCGTTGGGGGgcgtgtgaatttataggccggcAACCCACTTGCTAGCTTCTTCTTCGTCTACCAGATCAGAAGGAGGAATGGACGAAGGAATGAATGAACGGAGATGGCGGATGGAGAAAGGAGTAGCCGTGATGGCATGGCCGGTTCACATGTGGATGGCGGGACTCGCCCAACTGGTTGCTATACACCATTACCCGTGGTCACGGGATGCATTTGTCTCTGCTTTTAAAAATCAAATCATACATATATACTGCATTTACAGGTGCTTCCTCCATGTATTTATGCATGCAGCCAACGTAGCATCATGCAGATTGCAGATCATAGAGGCATCTGTTTCTTGGCGTTTTCTACGGTGCCGTATAATACACTGCCACATGATTCGTCTTGCAACCAAGCTTGTGTTTTTATGCACTGCCAAAATACCAAACTAGTGCTACGAAAATGCGTTAGCTTAACAGGTAAATATGAATGCCTAGAATAGGTGATGTATTTTACATTACAAAGATAAGGTTGGAGTAAAATATAGATCTGCAAAAAATGCTTTTTTACATCACCGAAAACATCCAACTCTAATAACTGTTGTAAAATAGAGCAACCGCGCACGACAGCCGCTCCAACATATGATGTAAAAATAGATCAGCCgcacaacaacaaccaacaacaacatgtGTCAATGGAAATCATCCAAAATTTCATCACACACATTGCATATGAGTTTGACAAAagtgcaaaatagaataaacttTGCAAGATCGCCACACAcataatcaacaatatgtcaaattCATCATAAACATAGCAAAGTTCATACAGAAAGTTAAAACATAGTTCATACTAGAAACATAAAACACATATCATAGCGATACTATTTCATACTATTTCTACCTGATCATCATTAAACATAAAAACTACTTGTCGGAAGCGGTCACGAATGCGCAAAACGTTTCGGAGTCGTGGAGCTCATCGTTCCCGTCCTACACCTCTAGTGCGGATTGAACATGGATCATCGTCTATGAATGGGCCTTGTCCTCCCGCTGCTCGGCCTCCGTGAGTTTCCTCTGATTGGTCGGAGATTCACGTGGAGTAATGAGCAATCTCCTCCAACGCTTGTTCACCTAGACTGCGCTTTCTACAATGTTGATTGGGAACTGCTATTCCCGGCGACCAAACTGCTGCCGCAAGCCTCATCCGTGTTTGACCACTGCCCGCTTCTGTTAAGAAATGATGATATATTTGCAATCAATAAGAGATTCCAGTTCGAATCGTACTGGTTGCACGTCAGCAGTTTTAAGGAAGTTGTGGAGCAGTCGTGGAACTCTTCCATAGATCGTTGTCTCCCTATCACGCCTAGATTTCAAACTATGGCGGCTTAGCAAAGCACTTAGAGCTTAGAGCAAAAATTTCATGGGTGATATTCAGAGGCAGCTTGCTATATGCACAGAGTTACGGCTGCAATTGGACACTGCCCAAGACCACATGTCACTGTCCTCGGCCGAGTGCGAATTGTGCTCAAATCTAGAATCGCGAGCATTAGGGCTTGCCATGCTTCTGAAAACAAAGCCGAGGGAGCGTAATCGTGTTACGTGGCTCAAAGCTGGTGATGCCAACACCAGGTTCTTCCAGAGGAAAGCCAACACCACGCATCGTAGAAACGCCATTCACGTGCTGCAGGGCACGAACGGTCCAATCACAAACAATGTCGCAATGGGAGAGCTTGCGCGAGAGCACTTCAGCAGGATTTTCGGTTTCGAGAAACGCGTCGCGTCTGTGATGAACTCGGACCATCTTGATCTTGATCAGGCGGATCTAGCGGATATAGAGGGGTTTTTCTCTATTGAGGAAATCAAACAAGCCATCGACGACCTTCGGTTCGACAAAGCGCCTGGGCCAGATGGCTACTCATGCGCCTTTTACAAAAactgttgggataccatcaagggCGATGTGCATGAGGCGATCCATCAGCTCTACCAGCTAGTCTCGTCAGGGCTGGCTCACATAAGCAAGGCTCTAATTGTACTCACCCCAAAACTGCATGGAGCCTCCTCCCTGAAGGATTTCAGACCAATCTCCCTCGTCCATAGCATTAtcaagattttcactaagctgcttGCCAGCCGCCTTGCATCAAACTTGTCTGCTTTGGTTGACCGATGCCAGAGCGCCTTCATTAAAAAACGAAGCATTCAAGAGAATTTCTGTATGTGCAAAACACGGTCAGATATTTGCATAAACATAAGAAGCCGACAATCATGCTGAAACTTGATATTGCTAAGGCCTTCGAGTCAGTTCCCTGGACCTACATTTTGGACATGCTGGAAGCGAGGGGATTTGGGCCTAGATGATGGGAGTGGATCGCCATGATTCTGCGCACATCCTCGTCGCGCATACAGATCAATGGCCTTTTATCTGATGGTGTGCAACACCGCCAAGGATTCAGGCAAGGGGACCCTGTCTCCCCTTTCCCTTTCATCCTTGCCATGGATCCTTTACAACAAATGTTCCGCCTGGCTACGGATGAGGGGCTGCTATCTAAGCTGCCCGAGCGAAGGAAATGGATGCGATGCTCCTTCTACGCGGATGATGTCGCGCTGTTCATGAATTCCAATGTTAGAGACGCCCAAATGATCAAGCTAATTATAAACTGCTTTGGGGAAATTTCAGGGTTGCGCATGAATATCTCCAAGAGCTTCGCATTACCAATCAGATGCGATTCCTTGGATCTGTCGACCATCCTGGCGCCCCTTGGCATTGCCACGACGTAATTCCTTGTGACTTATCTGGGGATGCCACTATCACTTCGACATCTCACAAAGgtggaccttgaccccttggttttcAAATTTGGTGACAAACTATCGTTCTTGAAAGGTAGATTGATGGCGAAGAGTGGTCGTTTGATACTCCTGAAGTCAAACCTCATCCCTCTGGCAATTTACATGATGACGGTGCACCGACTTCCACACTGGGTTCTCAAGCGTTTGGTGCAACTATGCCGGGCATTTCTATGGAGTGGAGAAAGCACATGTAATGGAGGAAATTGTCGGGTGGCATGGAGCCTAGTCTACCGGCCAAAGCACGTGGGAGGGTTGGGGGTCATGGATTTATCAAAGTTTGGTACGATATTGCGGCTGAGATGGATATGGATGGCTTGGAGAGAGCCAGGTCGACCTTGGGCGCCAGGTCTGCTGTCGTGCAATTAAAGCGACCGCATGCTATTCTCCATGGCTACAGAGATCTTAGTTGGCGATGGCGCAACAATGAGTTTTTGGAAGGATAGATGGCTACATGGATATTGACCGAAAGTGGTCGCACCGTCCCTCTTCAAAATTTCATGTCGAAAAAATCGAACTGTATGTGAGGCGCTTGAAAGCGACACCTATATAGCTAACCTCGCACGAGGTCTCTCTGAGGATATGATCCCGGAGCTTACTGTGCTGGCCGACCTTCTGGACAAGGGAGAACTGAGACCGTGCCAATCAGATTCTATCCGCTGGCGCCTATCCTCGGACGGTTAATACTTGGCGCGTTCAGCCTACCGACTCCAATTTGCAGGGTTGATACCGCTAGATAGACATAGGATCATATGGGCATCTTGGGCTCCTATGAAATGCAGGTTTTTTGTTTGGACGGCGGTGCTGAAAAAAATCCTTACCGTTGATGCACTGATGAGAAGGGGTTGGGAGAACAACTACTTCTGTCTGCTCTGCGTCCGTAGCCTCGAGACGCGAGCGCACCTTCTGATAATCGAACAACCCATGGACGAGGGGTATATGGGATGCCATTGCGTCCCTAGCAAATTTGAACGCGCTACAAACGTCCAGCTGGTGCACGAACGGTGACCTGATGGAATGGATGAATAGATGTTACTCGGCGGCTTCGAAGGACAAGAAGAAAGGCACCATGTCGCTCTTACACCTGGTGTCTTGGGAAGTTTGGCGTCAAAGGAACATGAGGATTTTTCAGCACGACAAACTCTCTAGGTCGGACCTTCTCGTCAGAATCAGAGAATAAATCAGGCTATGGAACATGGCGGGAGGAGGGATTCCTTTCGAACCAGGCTGAGCTGGTTTTCCtccatttcttcttcttgttttttagCGTCACTTTCTACATCTTTTGCTCGTGTTTTCCCTCTTGTCTTTTGTTACCTTGTAATGGTTCACCCTTCTGATAATTAAATTTGGCAATCCATTGCCAACATTAAATAAAATAGTACTCCAACTCATTCTGGACATACTCCGGATTTTCCCACGCGAACCTCTCCATCGCCACTTCATCACTCTCGTCGGGAGCAATGTGAATTCGCgacatcttcttcttcacttcAATCGGCCATATGGTAAGATTCTTCGGGCCGATGAACTCCACTTGCTCCCGGGTTTCGATCTTTGGAAAATTCAGCTTGTGGCTCATTTGGTCGACGCGCCGCATGGCGATGTCATGCGCATGCGCCGCCTCGTCGATGGACTCAAAGGTGCCGAGCTAGTAGTGACGGCCATCACATTGGAACTCCACACCAAAGTTGTCGGAGAGGCGCATCCGCACACCCGCGAAGCTGAACTTGCTCTTCGACGGCTTGTTCGACTGCATGACGATGGTGCATGTGTGGGTTCGATGCAGGCGACAGTGGCAATTGGAGACGACGTGCCAAACTGTGGCAGGGTGTCAGGGAGTGATGGTGTCCTGGATTATGGGTTGCACACCACCACGGCTCGTCATATATCTGCCAGACCGGGGACCCATCGATAACTAAAGAATGGGCCCCGCATGCCCTGGCCCTCGGCGTGATCAAGATGGAGTTGTGGGATGACATGGCATACACTTCAAGTCATATTTGAATGATCGGCATGTTTATCCCGAGATTGTAATCGACCATGTGTAAACCCTGTATAACCCTGTGCTTATATAAGTCGTGGGGTTTAGTCTGTAGTGGTAGGGATGTCGTGATTGTAACCGACCATGTGTATGCCCTCGATACCCTTCGATCGACATGGATGTCATGATGAAGGACGTCCCTTCTGCCCGAGTACCCACGGTCTCCCCGGTCAAGGCTCTCACCGAGACTGGTGGTGAGAGTGCTACTCCTAGGGTTGGAGCCGCACTCGGGGCCGCCACACGTGCTTCCTCACTGGTCCCAGTTGTGGCCAACCTCTTCGCGCTGCTCCACATCCTTGAGGACCAGGTGGGCGCGGGACAAGCATGCCATGATTCAAGTGGAGTTGATAAACAACCGACTAAAGGAACCATATGATGCCAACGAGGCCTTGAAGAGAAACGTTCGAGTAAGTACCATCATAAGTACTCATAACCTACAAGTGtttgggatcgtttgtagccttttttgataagtaagagtgtcgaacccaacgaggagctaaatgtagaattaatattctatcAAGTTCTATTGACCATCGGTACAGCTCTACGCACGCTAACGGTTACTTTACgtcgaacaagtatgaaactactttgcgggaaggaaactagaagtacttagtaggcgtgatagatagttttataaggaaataaatagcaagtaaaTAAACGTTAGatgttgttttgcaagaaaataaatagagtggaaataaaagttaggggttgtttagtagaaagctttttgtgtaacgcaataaAACGATtgcccataggcaattgaatataacatgatagatacttatcatatgcaatgaggaagaggcatacgctaacacactttccgtacttggatcaaatgcacttattattggacccctagcaagcatccacaactacttgatatcattaaggtaaacccaaccatagcattaaacatcaagtcctctttactcccata
This genomic stretch from Hordeum vulgare subsp. vulgare chromosome 6H, MorexV3_pseudomolecules_assembly, whole genome shotgun sequence harbors:
- the LOC123402443 gene encoding expansin-B7-like, whose translation is MAKDGQNDELRHAGIIDMQFKRVSCQYPGLLVTFHVEQGSNPNYLAFLVEYENGDGDVAQVDLMESRSENGEPTGVWRPMKESWGSIWRLDTHRPLQGPFSLQVTNESDKSLVVEQVIPAN
- the LOC123402441 gene encoding expansin-B7-like, which produces MAPASSYAVTVALFCLLSADGCCGCFWFLPAIFCPGHSPTPTPAPATPTPSPSTGGSGTNVDGDGWLDARATWYGAPGGAGPDDNGGACGFKNVNLPPFNAMTSCGNEPLFKDGKGCGSCYQIRCVAHAACSGVPETVIITDMNYYPVSRYHFDLSGTAFGAMAKDGQNDELRHAGIIDMQFKRVPCQYPGLSVTFHVEQGSNPNYLAILVEYGNGDGDVAQVDLMESRPENGEPTGVWRPMRESWGSIWRLDTHRPLQGPFSLRVTNESGRSLVAEQVIPADWQPDMVYSSLVQFD